From a region of the Cucumis sativus cultivar 9930 chromosome 6, Cucumber_9930_V3, whole genome shotgun sequence genome:
- the LOC101206523 gene encoding uncharacterized protein LOC101206523 — protein sequence MDDRKEKTAPWLSVPQFGDWDQKGQLPDYSLDFSKLRENRKQNKRDVSRASLGNEEELIAKAAPPTTTDTFPTDNHHPYHQNHHSPPTRKSILSCFNCCVKA from the exons ATGGATGATCGGAAGGAG AAAACTGCTCCCTGGCTTTCAGTGCCACAATTTGGAGACTGGGACCAGAAGGGACAGCTGCCTGATTACTCGCTTGATTTCTCAAAACTTAGGGAAAATAGGAAACAAAACAAGAGAGACGTGTCTCGGGCGAGTCTTGGAAATGAAGAGGAGCTCATTGCCAAAGCCGCACCCCCAACGACAACAGACACTTTCCCTACTGATAATCATCACCCTTATCATCAGAATCACCACTCCCCACCA ACAAGAAAGAGCATTTTAAGTTGCTTCAACTGCTGCGTGAAAGCTTGA
- the LOC101206288 gene encoding stress enhanced protein 2, chloroplastic produces the protein MLQSPLTCTQFFLISSISLFIFFQRNSLQSSSMAASPRSLRYQFRSSLPDVPPRSPSLSVSFPKLKPADSETTSKIVLQPRLCTLRSFGSDPLVPIKSKRVSTRDDATNDDVSPFFATLSEYIESSKDSHEFEIISGRLAMIVFAATVAMEVVTGNSVFRKMDLEGIEEGLGVCLGAVTLATIFAFSSNARNRVGRIFSISCTTFIDSLIDQIVDGLFYENDTGDWSDDI, from the exons ATGCTTCAATCACCTCTTACGTGTACGCAattctttctcatttcttctATTTCACTGTTCATATTCTTCCAAAGAAATTCTCTCCAATCTTCTTCCATGGCTGCGTCGCCACGCTCCCTTCGCTACCAATTCCGCTCCTCCTTGCCCGACGTTCCCCCGCGATCGCCGTCTCTTTCCGTTTCTTTTCCCAAACTTAAGCCTGCGGATTCGGAAACTACCTCGAAGATTGTTCTACAGCCTCGTTTATGCACTCTCAGATCCTTCGGATCCGATCCGCTCGTTCCTATCAAGTCTAAGAGAGTATCCACTCGAGACGATGCTACAAACGACGACGTTTCTCCGTTCTTTGCGACTCTGTCGGAGTACATAGAGAGTTCGAAGGACAGCCATGAATTCGAGATCATTTCCGGCCGCCTCGCTATG attgtgtttgcGGCGACTGTAGCAATGGAGGTAGTCACCGGAAATTCAGTATTCAGAAAGATGGATCTGGAAGGGATTGAGGAAGGATTAGGAGTATGTTTGGGCGCCGTTACTCTGGCGACCATTTTTGCGTTCTCCTCCAACGCTCGAAACAGAGTAGGTCGAATCTTCAGCATCAGCTGCACTACCTTCATCGATTCGCTTATTGACCAGATCGTCGACGGTCTTTTCTACGAAAACGACACCGGCGATTGGTCCGACGACATTTGA
- the LOC101204463 gene encoding shikimate kinase 1, chloroplastic, with the protein MEVNFGHLQHLSIRIDFGMVVRKPSGSVRFLQPISDQQKLPGLVSAFQQPLRLSNRCRTVSVETSCYRENISGLTLETEKSHPFDKDLLLKNKSQEVQPHLNGQCIYLVGMMGSGKTTIGKILAKELGYTFSDSDTLVEQEVGGTSVADIFKLHGEVFFRDKETEVLRKLSLMHGFVISTGGGIVVRPINWKYMRNGISIWLDVPLEALAKRIAAVGTDSRPLLHHESGNAYTKAFRRLSVLLEERGDAYANANAKVCLGSLADKLGLSDVCNLTPADIAVEALVQIQNFLEQENDYATT; encoded by the exons ATGGAGGTAAACTTTGGACATTTGCAGCATTTATCAATCCGGATTGATTTCGGAATGGTTGTGAGGAAACCGAGTGGTTCGGTTCGATTTCTTCAGCCAATTTCTGATCAGCAGAAGCTTCCGGGGCTTGTTTCGGCTTTTCAGCAACCTCTGAGACTTTCGAATCGATGCAGAACGGTCTCTGTGGAGACTTCCTGTTATCGTGAGAATATTTCAG GTTTGACATTGGAAACTGAAAAATCTCATCCCTTCGACAAAGATCTACTTTTAAAG AACAAGTCACAAGAGGTCCAGCCCCATCTAAATGGACAATGCATATATTTAGTTG GAATGATGGGCTCTGGAAAGACAACCATAGGCAAGATTCTAGCGAAAGAATTGGGTTACACATTCTCTGACAg CGATACATTGGTGGAGCAAGAAGTTGGTGGAACATCAGTGGCTGACATTTTCAAGCTTCACGGCGAGGTTTTTTTCAGGGATAAGGAG ACTGAGGTATTGAGAAAACTATCATTGATGCACGGGTTTGTTATTTCCACTGGAGGAGGTATTGTTGTTCGTCCTATTAACTG GAAATATATGCGCAATGGGATTAGCATCTGGCTAGATGTTCCATTGGAAGCCTTGGCAAAGAGAATTGCTGCAGTAGGTACTGATTCTCGCCCCCTCTTGCACCACGAGTCAGGCAATGCCTACACGAAG GCTTTCAGGCGATTGTCAGTCCTTCTTGAGGAAAGGGGTGATGCATATGCCAACGCCAATGCCAAAGTTTGTTTAGGAA GTCTTGCTGACAAGCTAGGGTTGTCAGATGTTTGTAATCTTACACCCGCAGATATTGCTGTAGAG GCGCTTGTACAAATTCAGAACTTCCTAGAACAGGAAAATGATTACGCTACAACTTAA
- the LOC101206768 gene encoding ABC transporter F family member 5 isoform X1 encodes MDLTIKLHHLHLRSSFLTGSPLLDSRKTLFGSSQHHLSNRTVSQSIGGNFKSIRASSLPNPRRVNSRIEAVAVEASVAETSTKEDIESLLSSGSVGEFDGKRVFKQSNAGDSRISSGVKLENVSKSYKGATVLKNVSWEVKKGEKVGLVGVNGAGKTTQMRIIAGLEEPDSGNVMKAKANMKIAFLSQEFEVSLSRTVREEFLSAFKEEMEIATRLEKVQKALESAVEDLQLMGRLLDEFDLLQRRAQAVDLDEVDVKVSKLLPELGFSEEDSDRLVASFSGGWQMRMSLGKILLQEPDLLLLDEPTNHLDLDTIEWLEGYLNKQDVPMVIISHDRAFLDQLCTKIVETDMGVSRTYEGNYSQYVMSKAEWIEAQNAAWEKQQKEIEQTKDLISRLGAGANSGRASSAEKKLERLQEADLVEKPFQRKQMKIRFPERGQSGRTVVAVKNLEFGFEDKQLFNKANLIIERGEKIAILGPNGCGKSTLLKLIMGLEKPKGGEVLLGEHNVLPNYFEQNQAEALDLEKTVLETVEEVAEDWRIDDIKGLLGRCNFKTEMLDRKVSLLSGGEKARLAFCKFMVKPSTLLVLDEPTNHLDIPSKEMLEEAITEYSGTVITVSHDRYFIKQIVNRVIEVKEGNLQDYAGDYNYYLEKNLDARERELEREAELEEKAPKLKAKSKMSKAEKEARKKQKVQAFQQAKAKAKSKGLKNAKRWN; translated from the exons ATGGACTTGACTATCAAGCTTCATCATCTTCACCTCCGCTCCAGTTTTCTCACCGGCTCACCTCTTTTGGATTCTCGGAAGACTCTATTTGGGTCTTCTCAGCATCACCTTTCGAATCGAACAGTCTCACAATCCATTGGAGGTAACTTTAAAAGTATTAGAGCTAGTAGTTTACCCAATCCTAGAAGAGTCAATTCTAGAATTGAAGCAGTGGCCGTAGAAGCATCCGTTGCGGAAACTTCGACCAAGGAGGATATTGAATCTTTGTTATCCAGCGGTTCTGTGGGTGAATTTGATGGTAAACGTGTATTTAAACAGTCAAATGCTGGAGATTCTCGAATTTCGTCAGGTGTGAAGCTTGAAAATGTGAGTAAGAGCTATAAGGGTGCGACGGTATTGAAGAACGTGAGTTGGGAAGttaaaaagggggaaaaagtTGGTTTGGTTGGTGTAAATGGTGCTGGAAAAACGACGCAAATGCGGATTATTGCTGGTCTCGAGGAGCCTGATTCAGGGAATGTGATGAAGGCAAAGGCgaatatgaaaattgcatTTCTGAGCCAAGAATTTGAGGTTTCTTTGAGTAGGACAGTGAGGGAGGAGTTCTTGAGTGCATTCAAAGAGGAAATGGAGATAGCAACGAGGTTAGAGAAGGTTCAGAAGGCATTGGAAAGCGCAGTGGAGGATTTACAGTTGATGGGGAGGCTACTGGATGAGTTTGATTTGCTTCAGCGGCGAGCACAAGCAGTTGACTTAGATGAAGTGGATGTTAAGGTCAGTAAGCTGCTGCCAGAACTTGGATTTTCTGAGGAGGATTCAGACAGGTTAGTGGCATCTTTTAGTGGGGGGTGGCAGATGAGAATGTCGCTTGGGAAGATCTTACTTCAG GAGCCAGATTTGTTACTATTGGATGAACCTACGAATCATCTTGATCTTGACACTATAGAGTGGCTTGAGGGTTATCTCAACAAGCAGGATGTGCCAATGGTTATCATATCACATGACAGAGCTTTTCTAGATCAGCTGTGTACAAAAATAGTTGAAACTGATATGGGTGTATCGAGAACATATGAGGGAAATTATTCGCAATATGTTATGTCAAAAGCTGAATGGATTGAAGCTCAAAATGCAGCATGGGAGAAGCAACAGAAGGAAATTGAACAGACTAAAGACTTGATAAGTAGGCTAGGTGCTGGAGCAAATTCCGGGCGTGCTTCCTCAGCTGAAAAG AAGTTGGAGAGGCTTCAAGAAGCGGATCTTGTAGAAAAGCCATTTCAAAGGAAACAAATGAAGATTAGGTTCCCTGAGCGTGGGCAGAGCGGGAGAACTGTGGTGGCGGttaaaaatttggaatttggctTTGAAGATAAG CAGTTGTTCAATAAAGCAAATCTTATCATTGAAAGGGGTGAGAAGATTGCCATTCTTGGCCCAAATGGATGTGGAAAAAGTACACTACTAAAATTGATAATGGGTTTGGAAAAGCCCAAAGGAGGTGAAGTTCTGCTTGGGGAGCACAACGTGTTACCTAattattttgaacaaaatcag GCTGAGGCACTTGATTTGGAAAAGACAGTGCTTGAGACAGTAGAGGAAGTTGCAGAGGACTGGAGAATTGATGATATAAAAGGTCTCCTTGGACgttgtaattttaaaactgAGATGCTTGATAGGAAGGTTTCGTTATTAAGTGGTGGGGAGAAG GCACGCCTTGCATTTTGTAAATTCATGGTAAAACCATCAACGTTGCTGGTATTGGATGAACCGACAAATCACTTGGATATACCTTCAAAAGAGATGCTCGAg GAGGCAATAACTGAATACAGTGGCACCGTCATCACTGTTTCTCATGATCGTTACTTTATAAAGCAAATTGTAAATAGAGTCATTGAAGTTAAAGAGGGAAATTTACAGGATTACGCCGGTGACTACAAT TATTATCTGGAAAAGAATCTGGATGCCAGGGAAAGAGAGCTAGAACGTGAGGCAGAGCTTGAAGAAAAGGCTCCTAAGCTTAAAGCCAAATCCAAGATGTCTAAG GCCGAGAAGGAAGCACGAAAGAAACAGAAGGTGCAAGCATTTCAGCAAGCGAAAGCGAAAGCCAAATCAAAAGGGCTAAAGAATGCGAAGAGATGGAATTGA
- the LOC101204712 gene encoding alkane hydroxylase MAH1: MASMSFLEILLTFIPFLSVLLFLSVKWKYNEIPWNLPFFGMTLTILRNLHRIQDHFTHILRLSSFTFFFKGAWFADLDFYFTSDPSNIHHILSTNFERYPKGPDFKYIFEILGDGIFNSDSDVWKSLRKTAHSLVHDHKYVQFVEKITLKKVKAGLVPVLDSVCENGSVLDLQDLFQRFSFDSTCMFVTGFDLQSLSLEFPEVPFSKAMDEAEEVIFLRHFIPKKIWKFQNKLQIGPPTRLKQAWETIDETIGKLIASKRESLRNQMKEEGDEQREGVDLITSYITNDTNKDDKFLRDTVLNFMIAGRDTLSSALSWFFFCLSNNPTVVEKIREELKTAIPADESRDQWRIFSIDELKKLVYFHGAWCEALRLYPPVPFQHKVAMQHDTLPSGHHIKPKTKIVFSLYALGRMSEVWGKDCLEFKPERWISEKGSIKHVPSYKFLAFNAGPRTCLGKEVAFTEMKLVAAAMIHNYNITQQIGHKVVPNPSIILHMKHGFKVKVTKRWC; this comes from the coding sequence ATGGCTTCCATGAGCTTTTTAGAAATCCTTCTCACTTTCATACCCTTTCTTTCAGtgcttctttttctatctGTAAAGTggaaatataatgaaattccTTGGAATTTGCCTTTCTTCGGAATGACTCTCACTATCCTCCGTAATTTGCATAGAATTCAAGACCATTTCACTCATATTTTACGcctttcttctttcactttctttttcaaaggTGCTTGGTTTGCTGATCTTGACTTCTACTTCACATCCGACCCTTCAAATATCCATCATATCTTGAGCACCAACTTTGAGCGATACCCCAAAGGCCCTGATTTCAAGTACATCTTTGAGATTTTGGGAGATGGGATTTTCAATTCTGATTCTGATGTTTGGAAAAGCCTACGAAAAACTGCTCATTCCTTGGTCCATGATCACAAATATGTTCAATTCGTGGAGAAAATTACATTGAAGAAGGTGAAAGCAGGGCTTGTTCCTGTTCTTGATAGTGTTTGTGAAAATGGGTCAGTGTTGGATTTGCAAGATTTGTTTCAAAGGTTCTCTTTTGACTCAACTTGTATGTTTGTCACTGGCTTTGATCTTCAAAGTTTATCTCTTGAATTTCCTGAAGTTCCTTTTTCCAAGGCCATGGATGAGGCAGAGGAAGTCATTTTTCTCCGACATTTTATCCCTAAGAAAATATGGAAATTTCAGAACAAACTCCAGATTGGGCCACCCACAAGGCTCAAACAAGCTTGGGAAACCATAGATGAAACCATCGGTAAATTGATAGCCTCCAAAAGGGAAAGCTTGCGAAatcaaatgaaagaagaggGTGATGAGCAAAGAGAAGGAGTTGATTTGATTACATCATATATTACAAATGATACAAACAAAGATGATAAGTTTCTGAGAGACACTGTTCTAAATTTCATGATCGCGGGCAGAGACACTTTGAGTTCAGCTCTCtcttggtttttcttttgtctttcgAACAATCCAACCGTTGtagaaaaaattagagaagagCTCAAAACAGCAATTCCAGCCGACGAATCTCGTGATCAGTGGCGAATATTTTCAATTGATGAGTTGAAGAAGCTAGTTTATTTTCATGGGGCTTGGTGTGAAGCACTTAGACTATATCCACCAGTTCCATTTCAACACAAGGTAGCTATGCAACATGATACACTCCCAAGTGGTCATCACATAAAACCGAAAACAAAGATTGTGTTTTCATTATATGCATTGGGAAGAATGAGTGAAGTATGGGGGAAAGATTGCTTGGAGTTTAAGCCAGAGAGATGGATTTCAGAAAAGGGAAGTATCAAACATGTGCcatcttataaatttttagcATTTAATGCAGGACCAAGAACTTGTTTGGGGAAAGAAGTAGCTTTTACTGAAATGAAACTTGTTGCAGCTGCCATGATTCATAACTACAACATTACTCAACAAATAGGCCATAAAGTTGTTCCAAATCCTTCCATCATTCTTCATATGAAACATGGATTCAAGGTCAAGGTTACAAAGCGATGGTGTTGA
- the LOC101206768 gene encoding ABC transporter F family member 5 isoform X2: MDLTIKLHHLHLRSSFLTGSPLLDSRKTLFGSSQHHLSNRTVSQSIGGNFKSIRASSLPNPRRVNSRIEAVAVEASVAETSTKEDIESLLSSGSVGEFDGKRVFKQSNAGDSRISSGVKLENVSKSYKGATVLKNVSWEVKKGEKVGLVGVNGAGKTTQMRIIAGLEEPDSGNVMKAKANMKIAFLSQEFEVSLSRTVREEFLSAFKEEMEIATRLEKVQKALESAVEDLQLMGRLLDEFDLLQRRAQAVDLDEVDVKVSKLLPELGFSEEDSDRLVASFSGGWQMRMSLGKILLQEPDLLLLDEPTNHLDLDTIEWLEGYLNKQDVPMVIISHDRAFLDQLCTKIVETDMGVSRTYEGNYSQYVMSKAEWIEAQNAAWEKQQKEIEQTKDLISRLGAGANSGRASSAEKKLERLQEADLVEKPFQRKQMKIRFPERGQSGRTVVAVKNLEFGFEDKLFNKANLIIERGEKIAILGPNGCGKSTLLKLIMGLEKPKGGEVLLGEHNVLPNYFEQNQAEALDLEKTVLETVEEVAEDWRIDDIKGLLGRCNFKTEMLDRKVSLLSGGEKARLAFCKFMVKPSTLLVLDEPTNHLDIPSKEMLEEAITEYSGTVITVSHDRYFIKQIVNRVIEVKEGNLQDYAGDYNYYLEKNLDARERELEREAELEEKAPKLKAKSKMSKAEKEARKKQKVQAFQQAKAKAKSKGLKNAKRWN, translated from the exons ATGGACTTGACTATCAAGCTTCATCATCTTCACCTCCGCTCCAGTTTTCTCACCGGCTCACCTCTTTTGGATTCTCGGAAGACTCTATTTGGGTCTTCTCAGCATCACCTTTCGAATCGAACAGTCTCACAATCCATTGGAGGTAACTTTAAAAGTATTAGAGCTAGTAGTTTACCCAATCCTAGAAGAGTCAATTCTAGAATTGAAGCAGTGGCCGTAGAAGCATCCGTTGCGGAAACTTCGACCAAGGAGGATATTGAATCTTTGTTATCCAGCGGTTCTGTGGGTGAATTTGATGGTAAACGTGTATTTAAACAGTCAAATGCTGGAGATTCTCGAATTTCGTCAGGTGTGAAGCTTGAAAATGTGAGTAAGAGCTATAAGGGTGCGACGGTATTGAAGAACGTGAGTTGGGAAGttaaaaagggggaaaaagtTGGTTTGGTTGGTGTAAATGGTGCTGGAAAAACGACGCAAATGCGGATTATTGCTGGTCTCGAGGAGCCTGATTCAGGGAATGTGATGAAGGCAAAGGCgaatatgaaaattgcatTTCTGAGCCAAGAATTTGAGGTTTCTTTGAGTAGGACAGTGAGGGAGGAGTTCTTGAGTGCATTCAAAGAGGAAATGGAGATAGCAACGAGGTTAGAGAAGGTTCAGAAGGCATTGGAAAGCGCAGTGGAGGATTTACAGTTGATGGGGAGGCTACTGGATGAGTTTGATTTGCTTCAGCGGCGAGCACAAGCAGTTGACTTAGATGAAGTGGATGTTAAGGTCAGTAAGCTGCTGCCAGAACTTGGATTTTCTGAGGAGGATTCAGACAGGTTAGTGGCATCTTTTAGTGGGGGGTGGCAGATGAGAATGTCGCTTGGGAAGATCTTACTTCAG GAGCCAGATTTGTTACTATTGGATGAACCTACGAATCATCTTGATCTTGACACTATAGAGTGGCTTGAGGGTTATCTCAACAAGCAGGATGTGCCAATGGTTATCATATCACATGACAGAGCTTTTCTAGATCAGCTGTGTACAAAAATAGTTGAAACTGATATGGGTGTATCGAGAACATATGAGGGAAATTATTCGCAATATGTTATGTCAAAAGCTGAATGGATTGAAGCTCAAAATGCAGCATGGGAGAAGCAACAGAAGGAAATTGAACAGACTAAAGACTTGATAAGTAGGCTAGGTGCTGGAGCAAATTCCGGGCGTGCTTCCTCAGCTGAAAAG AAGTTGGAGAGGCTTCAAGAAGCGGATCTTGTAGAAAAGCCATTTCAAAGGAAACAAATGAAGATTAGGTTCCCTGAGCGTGGGCAGAGCGGGAGAACTGTGGTGGCGGttaaaaatttggaatttggctTTGAAGATAAG TTGTTCAATAAAGCAAATCTTATCATTGAAAGGGGTGAGAAGATTGCCATTCTTGGCCCAAATGGATGTGGAAAAAGTACACTACTAAAATTGATAATGGGTTTGGAAAAGCCCAAAGGAGGTGAAGTTCTGCTTGGGGAGCACAACGTGTTACCTAattattttgaacaaaatcag GCTGAGGCACTTGATTTGGAAAAGACAGTGCTTGAGACAGTAGAGGAAGTTGCAGAGGACTGGAGAATTGATGATATAAAAGGTCTCCTTGGACgttgtaattttaaaactgAGATGCTTGATAGGAAGGTTTCGTTATTAAGTGGTGGGGAGAAG GCACGCCTTGCATTTTGTAAATTCATGGTAAAACCATCAACGTTGCTGGTATTGGATGAACCGACAAATCACTTGGATATACCTTCAAAAGAGATGCTCGAg GAGGCAATAACTGAATACAGTGGCACCGTCATCACTGTTTCTCATGATCGTTACTTTATAAAGCAAATTGTAAATAGAGTCATTGAAGTTAAAGAGGGAAATTTACAGGATTACGCCGGTGACTACAAT TATTATCTGGAAAAGAATCTGGATGCCAGGGAAAGAGAGCTAGAACGTGAGGCAGAGCTTGAAGAAAAGGCTCCTAAGCTTAAAGCCAAATCCAAGATGTCTAAG GCCGAGAAGGAAGCACGAAAGAAACAGAAGGTGCAAGCATTTCAGCAAGCGAAAGCGAAAGCCAAATCAAAAGGGCTAAAGAATGCGAAGAGATGGAATTGA
- the LOC101204954 gene encoding alkane hydroxylase MAH1, producing MASIDYSAIIPLTFIISFLFIIFSRIWRWNSNGMETLPWNWPILGMIPHLIAHHHRVHDRIAEVLIESSQNFFFKGVWFSSTDFLLTADPSNVNHILSVHFERYPKGPDFNYIFDILGDGIFNSDSDVWKNQRKTALSLVGHESFHKFLEKITLKKVKEGLVPVLQSACENGSVLDLQDLFQRFSFDSTCLFVTGFDFHSLSLEFPQVPFSRAVDEAEEVILIRHVFPKMLWDFEEKFQIGQAKKMKQAWKIIDQVIAELIASKRESLKKNLKEKEDEGADLITSYMKDYKENDDKVLRDTVLNFMVAGRDTLSAALSWFFFCLSKNPIVVEKIREELRTTVPTNEACDQWRIFSIEEVDKLVYFHGSLCESLRLYPPVPVNHKVAVQPDILPSGHHIKPKTKILLSIYALGRMSDVWGKDCLEFKPERWISENGKIKHFPSYKFLSFNAGPRTCLGKQVAFTELKIVAAAIIHNYNIIQQTGHQPHIVQAQAKPSAE from the exons ATGGCTTCCATCGACTATTCAGCCATTATCCCTCTTACCTTTAtcatatcttttcttttcataattttctctCGAATTTGGAGATGGAATTCAAATGGAATGGAAACTCTTCCTTGGAATTGGCCAATCTTGGGTATGATTCCCCATCTTATTGCTCATCACCATCGAGTTCATGATCGTATAGCTGAAGTCTTAATTGAATCCAgtcaaaatttcttcttcaaagGTGTTTGGTTCTCAAGTACGGACTTCCTCCTCACTGCTGACCCTTCAAATGTCAACCACATTTTGAGTGTCCATTTCGAACGTTACCCAAAAGGCCCTGACTTCAACTACATTTTTGATATCTTGGGAGATGGGATTTTCAACTCCGATTCTGATGTTTGGAAAAATCAACGCAAAACTGCTCTGTCCTTGGTTGGACATGAgagttttcataaattcttGGAGAAAATTACATTGAAGAAAGTGAAGGAAGGGCTTGTTCCTGTTCTTCAAAGTGCTTGTGAAAATGGGTCAGTGTTGGATTTGCAAGATTTGTTTCAAAGGTTCTCTTTTGATTCAACTTGTTTGTTCGTCACTGGCTTCGACTTCCATAGTTTGTCTCTTGAATTCCCTCAAGTCCCTTTCTCAAGAGCTGTGGATGAAGCCGAGGAAGTGATTCTTATTCGCCATGTTTTTCCTAAAATGTTGTgggattttgaagaaaaattccaaattgGACAAGCCAAGAAGATGAAACAAGCTTGGAAAATCATAGATCAAGTAATTGCAGAATTGATAGCCTCAAAAAGAGAGAGCTTGaagaagaatttaaaagaaaaagaagatgaaggagCTGATTTGATCACATCATATATGAAAGACTACAAAGAAAATGACGATAAGGTTTTAAGAGACACTGTATTGAATTTCATGGTTGCAGGTAGGGACACTCTAAGTGCAGCTCTCtcttggtttttcttttgtctttcgAAAAATCCAATCGTCGTTGAGAAGATCAGAGAAGAGCTGAGAACAACGGTTCCAACAAACGAAGCATGTGATCAATGGCGGATATTTTCTATTGAAGAGGTAGATAAGTTAGTTTACTTCCATGGATCTTTGTGTGAATCTCTTAGATTATATCCTCCAGTCCCAGTCAATCACAAGGTGGCTGTACAACCTGACATTCTTCCATCAGGTCATCAcataaaacccaaaacaaagATTTTGCTGTCTATATATGCATTGGGAAGAATGAGTGATGTTTGGGGAAAAGATTGCTTGGAATTTAAGCCAGAGAGATGGATTTCTGAAAATGGAAAGATCAAACATTTTCCATCTTATAAATTCTTGTCATTCAATGCTGGGCCAAGAACATGCTTGGGGAAACAAGTGGCTTTCACTGAGTTGAAAATAGTAGCAGCTGCCATTATTCATAACTACAATATTATTCAACAAACAGGGCATCAG CCGCACATCGTTCAAGCGCAGGCGAAGCCATCCGCCGAGTAG
- the LOC105436022 gene encoding alkane hydroxylase MAH1, translating to MTSINFSAAILLASIILFLFIIFCRIWRRNFHGAVPWNWPIVGMTPSVVTHIHRSHDRITEVIQEVGSTFFFKGVWFSGMDFLLTADPSNIHHILSANFERYPKGPDFKYIFEVLGDGIFNSDSYAWKDQRKTARSLVHDEKFLQFLEKITLNKVKTGIVPVLDGVCENGSVLDLQDLFQRFSFDSTCMMVTGFDLQSLSLESPAVPFSKAMDDVEEVIFLRHFFPKKIWEFQKKLQIGQPMRLKQAWKIIDETIAKLIALKRGSLKNQVNKEGDEQGRGVDLIASYMINNTNKDDKFFRDTVLNFMIAGRDTLSSALSWFFFCLSKNPTVVKMIREELKTTIPSNEACDQLRIFSMEEVNKLVYFHATLCEALRLYPPVPFQHKVATQHDILPSGHHIKPKTKIVFSLYALGRMSEVWGKDCLEFKPERWINSENGKIKHVPSYKFLAFNAGPRTCLGKHVAFIELKIVAAAIIHNYNIIQQTGHQVVPNASIILHMKHGFKVKVTKRWT from the coding sequence ATGACTTCCATCAACTTTTCAGCTGCCATCCTTTTGGCGTCGATCATActgtttcttttcataattttctgTCGTATTTGGAGAAGGAATTTTCATGGGGCTGTTCCTTGGAACTGGCCAATCGTTGGTATGACACCAAGTGTCGTTACTCATATCCACAGATCTCATGATCGTATTACTGAAGTCATACAAGAAGTTGgttccactttttttttcaaaggcGTTTGGTTTTCAGGTATGGACTTCCTCTTAACCGCTGATCCTTCAAATATTCACCATATTTTGAGTGCCAATTTCGAGCGATATCCAAAAGGCCCTGATTTCAAGtatatttttgaagttttgggagATGGGATTTTCAATTCTGATTCTTATGCTTGGAAGGATCAACGTAAAACAGCTCGTTCTCTAGTCCATGATGAGAAGTTTCTTCAATTCTTAGAGAAAATTACATTGAATAAAGTGAAAACAGGGATTGTTCCTGTTCTTGATGGTGTTTGTGAAAATGGGTCAGTGTTGGATTTGCAAGATTTGTTTCAAAGATTCTCCTTTGATTCAACTTGTATGATGGTAACCGGCTTTGACCTCCAAAGTTTATCACTTGAGTCTCCTGCGGTTCCTTTTTCCAAAGCTATGGATGATGTAGAGGAAGTGATTTTTCTCAGACattttttccctaaaaaaatatgggaatttcaaaagaaactCCAAATTGGTCAACCTATGAGGTTGAAACAAGCTTGGAAAATCATAGATGAAACCATTGCCAAATTGATAGCCTTGAAAAGGGGGAGCTTGAAAAATCAGGTCAACAAAGAGGGAGATGAGCAAGGAAGAGGAGTTGATTTGATCGCATCatatatgataaataatacaaacaaaGATGATAAGTTTTTTAGAGACACTGTTTTAAATTTCATGATTGCAGGTAGAGACACTCTAAGTTCAGCACTCtcttggtttttcttttgtctttcgAAAAATCCAACTGTCGTAAAAATGATCAGAGAAGAGCTCAAAACAACAATTCCTTCAAACGAAGCTTGTGATCAACTGCGGATATTCTCGATGGAAGAGGTAAATAAGTTAGTTTACTTCCATGCAACATTGTGTGAAGCACTTAGACTATATCCACCGGTCCCTTTTCAACACAAGGTAGCTACGCAACATGATATACTCCCAAGTGGTCATCAcataaaacccaaaacaaagATTGTGTTTTCATTATATGCATTGGGAAGAATGAGTGAAGTGTGGGGAAAAGACTGCTTGGAGTTTAAGCCAGAGAGATGGATTAATTCAGAAAATGGAAAGATCAAACATGTGCCATCTTACAAATTCTTGGCATTCAACGCTGGACCAAGAACATGCTTAGGAAAACACGTAGCTTTCATTGAGTTGAAAATAGTAGCAGCTGCCATTATTCATAACTACAATATTATTCAACAAACAGGACATCAGGTTGTTCCAAATGCTTCTATTATTCTTCATATGAAGCATGGATTCAAGGTTAAGGTTACAAAGAGATGGACTTGA